The Myxocyprinus asiaticus isolate MX2 ecotype Aquarium Trade chromosome 4, UBuf_Myxa_2, whole genome shotgun sequence nucleotide sequence tctcgttccctccatcagggaatggaggttacgaaagtaaccatgacattttttcaCCCCTGGTTGGTGGAAGAAGATTTTGAAGGAATGATCCTTGTGGGACATTTCTGTTATTAATTTCAAAGTGGCTTTCTCTCTTCAAAGTTGCAACTCAGGTAGATGTATTGAGGTGTTTGTGGTTCTCTCAATTATTTTATGTGCTCTCTTCTGTACCCTTTCAAAGGCAGTCACTTTTTTTGTGTAacctactgaaatcacatttGCACACTCAAGACATGGTCTTAACAGAGAGCAATATATACTGTTGAATTTATCAGCAGATGCTCCATGTTTTGCCAACACTGTTAAGAAGTGGAGATGCTGAGAGGCTTTTTTCATACATGCATCTATGTGGTGGTTTCCATTTAGTTGGTTGTCAAGATTGACTGTAATACCACATGTATCTCCTGACCACCCAATCTGAATGGTGCCGGCTGAGgaggatttttattttcttatttcaaCATACTTTGTACCATTGAGAAGCATATTATTATCTTGTGCCCAAGTCTCCAGAGTCTGTGCctccatttccattttttttttatcacttccaATGTCTTTTAACTTAATAGCTTGAGATATCCTAGTATCATCAGCATAGACTATCTCCAGTGTATCATTGAAAATCACCTCACGAGTTGACATGTGAAGTAGGAAAAGATATAGTGAAACAACTCCACCTTGGGGCACCCCATGTCACAGCTTTCCATGAACTGCATTTGCCATTTGAAACCAGTCTTTGTCATCTTACTgttgtgtaactgtgcaaacaAATATTGTACGTGTTGTCGCTTGTCCAGGCCTCCgcaaagaaattatttaaaacttCTGCCACATGATCGTCATCCACATGGTCAAGTTTTATACCAGCTCTTTTGGTTTTTGATCGTCCAAGCTTATTGTTGATGTGATCCCACCACTGTTTTGGATTCTTGTTTTTcaagattttgattttatttgtataattgtCTTCTTTGCTTGCTTAATATGCCACTGGATAGTATTCCGTGCCTTTTTCCATTTTTCAGTTTTCCCATGTTGTTTATTTATGGCAATTTTGATTTTTTCGGTCATCCAGGGTTTATCATAGCTTATAGCTTTCCTTTGCAGTGGCATGCACACTTGCAGAGCTGTCTGAATGTGGGTATTTTAAGTGTCTTAAGTccctaaatactttttggggtcactgtacatgaccaaaaacaaatgatCTCAATGCATTACTGCTTATCTGCAATTATTCAGCATATTTGATTCAGTTATTTTGCTCTTCAACAGTGAACATGAAATAATGTCTCATGCAAAATTAAGTAGCTGCAATCTTGCCCTCAAACTGACCCCTTGTCATTTTGTTTCTCCTCAACAGGTAGTCACCTCCTCTGCCTAGTGTTTTGGCTTAACCTGGTGCCAGTGATGAACAGCTGCCCGGCGAAGTGTGTGTGCTACAGCGAGCCAAAGCCAACGGTGGCCTGTCAACAGCAGGGTCTGTTCTCCATTCCCACCGAGATTCCCATCCATAGCCAGCGAATATTCCTCCAGAGCAACAAACTGACAGTGGTCCAATCGACCAGCTTTAGTTCTGTGCATAATCTTACTGTCCTGTGGATGTACTCGAATAATATCAGCCATATTGAGGCGGGAGCCTTCTATGGTTTGGAAAGACTGGAGGAATTAGACATCGGCGACAACAGCAACCTTCGGATCATAAGTCCCACCGCGTTTCGGGGTCTGACCAAGCTGCACACCCTTCACCTGCACAGGTGCGGGCTGTCCGAGCTCCCTGTTGGAGTTTTCCGAGGACTGTTCTCGCTTCAGTATCTCTACCTGCAGGATAATAACCTTCTAGCCCTGCACGAAGACACTTTCCTGGACCTGGCTAACCTAACCTACCTATTCTTACACAACAACAAGATCAAGGTGGTGACCGACCACATGTTACGTGGTATGATCAACCTTGACCGTCTGCTCCTACATCAGAACCGCATCATACACGTGCAACAGCATGCTTTCAATGATCTTGGCAAGCTGACCACGTTGTTTCTCTTTTACAACAACCTCACTATGTTGACGGGGGAGACCATGAACCCTCTGGTTTCCCTCCAGTACCTAAGGCTCAACGGAAACCAATGGATTTGTGATTGTCGAGCCAGGCCATTGTGGGACTGGTTCAAACGCTTCAAAGGATCCAGCTCAGAGCTGGAATGCCACCTTCCAACTACTCTGAATGGGAAGGACCTGAAACGACTTAAAAGTGATGACTTGGAGGGATGTGTAGACACTCCCTCAGAGGTTCAAACAAGCATCTTCAACACCAAGGCACGTTCTGGAAAGTTCCTCTCACTGGATGACCCTCTTGTTGAAAGCATTCCCAGGTGCTGTCTTTCAGATAATGACAAATCTTTCATCATCTCCAGTAAGTCACTCCCCGATCCCTCATCCTACAATAGTCGCCAGATCACCAACAACCCCCTGAAAGAGAAGGAGAACATTTCCAAGACTAAGTACCGAGAGGTTGAGCGAGTAAAAAATGACACCCATAATAAACAAAGCCTCAACGATGGTCCTTTGGGAACCTTGTCCAACAACCTTGACCAATCCCTGGACAAAATCAACCCAGAGCTTCTGGACAATCTGGAACCTTCTACAGCGCCCTCTAGAAAGAAAACAAAGTGCTCCAAAAAGCCCAAATCAGACCAGTCATGTCTAAAGGGTCACGGATCCACCATTCAAGCATTGGGCCTTCCGTTTTTGCCCCTGTTCTGGTTGTCCCTGGCTTTGTCCTAGATCAGTACACTATTCCATCAGTTTGCTCTTGACAATGACACAAAATACCTGCAGTAGCCTACGTGGACAGGCAAAGACAATGAAAAGGGGGTTATGACATTACCCCGCATGGTTGAGAATGAATAAGTTACAATGCTAAAGACGCATTAAAAGAAATGGATGCCTTTACAAAATAAATGAGATCTAATGTATATACAACTTGGTGCCCAAATGTTCGTTCTACTGTATGTACTTTAAATGTGCTGTGTTTAAGCAACACTGCGGAGAGTTCCCTATTCACATCACCTCAAAAAAGCTCCAACTGACCAGAAAGTGACTACTGTAGatgaaccacaaaaaaaaaaaataaaaaaaataaaaataaaaaaatacaaaaaataaagaaataaatcctGAAACCATGACTAAATGAGAATGACGAAAGCACCCAGGAATGTTGCAGTTGGGAAACCAAGGGGAGTGACATGATTTTGTtcccaatattttttttctttaaaaggtGATACATTTGTTCTATGCTGTTTTCTATGTTTCTAAGTATTTCAGTAAAGACATATGGTTATCTCTCCCCAAATATCTCCTATGTTCTGTTTTTGTCATGACTTAGGTGGCATTTGAGGATTGCTGTCTATTTGTTCACTGAAATTGTGATGGAATCATAgatatgcattttattttgctGGTGTACAAGCATAAATACagtaaatgacaaataaaatatctcattttttACAAATGCTTCTGATGAGCTATATCACTGTATAACAGTACAGCAGCGCATAAAATAGATAGGTATACTGCATATAAAACAGTGGTTCACTTGTTTTGCTTCAGAACCATCCTAACATGATTATATGTTGAAATGCATTTCAACTGATTGCATTGaatttaatcaagtcatttttatttgtatagcacttttcacaacacacatcatttcaaagcagctttacaggaaatcatgcattaacaaaaaaatgaaactgtaatatctacaaagtcttagagtgatcattgtgtagtttgattaaatatgattgtaaattgtgtatagaaattaaataattaaataataattgtatttagaactcctGTGAACAAACTGAAGGCGACTGTGACacggaacacaaaactccataagatgttggttaatggagaaacaaccttgggagaaaccaggctcactgtgggggccagttcctctctggctaaacaacatgaatataatgccaatattagttatttatgtgcagtgcaagtcatggttttaaatttgtaaattaagtaaacgttaaggtccattgtttttttgttttttttaagaatatattatttttttaaatatatattttttaactttaagattaatgattaatgtctttgaagtccatcctggattaactgcagaagttcacactgatgcattgtcctttgttagttggctgatgaaggattttgctggcaattaaatgatatGTATTATATTTCAAGtatgtagtccatcaatagacaaaggtgatgcaggcagagattaatgaggtgcatcacagttcaacctgcaggacattttggtgaggttcggtggggtccatcctaaatcctgAAGTCAAAagattgaagtgatgtctggctggcaccggctgtagtttttGTCGTCATttttcagcgacacgtagcagtggagtctgacaccaagcaggaacagagctggatatGGCTGGCtttggtaaccttgggatatgaatatCAAAGTTGAGAAAtttatattagcatagatgccattcaattttatgcagagttatagatcatgatggatgtttctggttccgatAGACCtatctaaagcagcctaattgtgagttgatggatacattaggtgtatgcctggctaaatagatgagtctttagtctagacttaaaggtgcactcagttattctaataaaaaaaaatactttttgtcaaattctgcaaatatctcctcacagtctgctagctgtccgttctgtgggtgggctgaaaaaaaaaatcgagtatttgtacacagccctggttctgtaaatgggaaaaaaacaaagtggatcagaccgctccagccaatcagcaacagggggtggttgtTGTgtatgcacaggatggggggtgtgggcagagcaagagggaaattcattagaagagtgacagcaaatctggctgatgcgaactttctaaactccaaggaggacaaatgactgagaaacagaccaagagaaaaaggtcagacgaatatacactaccattcaaaagtttggggtcacttgcctgaaatgtttctcatgatcttaaaaaccttttgatctgaaggcgtatgcttaaatgtttgaaattagttttgtagacaaaaatataattttgccaacatattaatttatttaaatacaaaactaaaattttatatttaaaaaaaagtttttgaaattgatgacttggaccgaataataaagaaaagcagccactaagtgcccagcatatagatgggaactccttcaatactgtttaaaaagcatcccagggtgatacctcaagaagttggttgagaaaatgccaagagtacatttctgaagatgctaaaatataacatagttttgatttattttggatttttttagtcacaacataatacccatatttccatttctattattccatagttgtgatgactttactattattctaaaatgtgagaaaaataaagaatgagtaagtgactctaaacttttgaacggtagtgtaaactaaaaaaaagtattatgatAAGTTGAGGGCTAGGAGCCGTGTCAACattggcgaggcttttcagcggttGAGAGACCTCAGAGAGGTAAAAGGAATTAAtttgcgtgcatgaatttggagGGCAGAACTTCCAAAGGACCACTGAAGGGAGGGctatgtttgttttggcagttaagtttgaatatcaacagtgtttctcaggaatcgctgagtgcacctttaaactgagtgagtgtgtctgcatcccaaagaGTGTTAGGGacactattccatagtttaggagccaagtatgaaaaggatcttcctccttttatggattttgatgttcttggaattattaacaagacaGAATTTTATGATCGCAATGAACGTgacggaatatagcgtgtcaa carries:
- the LOC127437819 gene encoding reticulon-4 receptor-like; the encoded protein is MKSFIVEGSHLLCLVFWLNLVPVMNSCPAKCVCYSEPKPTVACQQQGLFSIPTEIPIHSQRIFLQSNKLTVVQSTSFSSVHNLTVLWMYSNNISHIEAGAFYGLERLEELDIGDNSNLRIISPTAFRGLTKLHTLHLHRCGLSELPVGVFRGLFSLQYLYLQDNNLLALHEDTFLDLANLTYLFLHNNKIKVVTDHMLRGMINLDRLLLHQNRIIHVQQHAFNDLGKLTTLFLFYNNLTMLTGETMNPLVSLQYLRLNGNQWICDCRARPLWDWFKRFKGSSSELECHLPTTLNGKDLKRLKSDDLEGCVDTPSEVQTSIFNTKARSGKFLSLDDPLVESIPRCCLSDNDKSFIISSKSLPDPSSYNSRQITNNPLKEKENISKTKYREVERVKNDTHNKQSLNDGPLGTLSNNLDQSLDKINPELLDNLEPSTAPSRKKTKCSKKPKSDQSCLKGHGSTIQALGLPFLPLFWLSLALS